A window of Phycisphaerae bacterium genomic DNA:
TGATACCGTTTCAAGCCATTGGAGGGCTGAATATATTTACAACTCGTCTTCCCGGGGCTGCGGCCGGGATATTTACTGTTTTTGTTATTTATTTGGCAGGCAAACGCTTATTCGACCGGCAGGTCGGTCTTATGGCCGCTTTTTTATTGGCGTTAAATCCCTGGCAGATTCAGCAAGGCCGCTGGGGGCACGAGGCGACTTTATGCGCTTTGCTCGGTATTACACCGCTTGCCATGCTGCTTTGGGCTCGTATGCCGATTTATAATGATAAAAACAATTCCTCCAGACCGTTCCTGGCGGTATTTGCAGGTATAGCAGCTGGCATTTGCTGCTATGGCTATCAGGCTGTGCGCATATTCATACCTGTTTTTCTGTCGCTAATGGTATTATTAACACTTCCGGGATGGTGGCGATTTATAAAAACGCGCAAAGGTATTGTGTCTATTGCGGCATTTGTCTTCGGTTTTCTAATTACTTTCGGCCCTCTTGCGTGGCAGCATATTTTCCATCCTGAAGGTATTTCCCAACGCAGTATGGCGCTTGAAAAAGTTGGATTTTCACTAAGTGATGAATCAATCTGGATTACCATCAAGAATGTTTTGAATAGATACATTCATCACTTTGGTCCGGACTTTCTTTTTATTCACGGCGACCATTATATTATTCAGTCGCCGCCGGGCTTCGGTCAGTTTCACGGGTATATGCTTCCGCTTATGATTCTCGGATTGGTTTACATTTTGCGATACTTTAAATCCTCACCTTCAGTTCGGACACTGCTTGCTTTTATCATCGCCTATCCTGTTGGCGATATAATATACAGCACAGCCGGCATACATTCGCTTCGCAGCGCACCGGGAATGTGCAGCCTTATTTTGTTAGGTGCAGTCGGTGCCGTTTTCAGCGGCCGGTGGCTTTGGAAGCAGA
This region includes:
- a CDS encoding glycosyltransferase family 39 protein, which gives rise to MTQSAQASIQDTQKAPFWRSTTVLLIFILMLAGFLRLYNLGKSPPGLNQDEATNAWNAYCLLKTGTDQTGVSWPVFYMRCLGGNSSTLFIYFMIPFQAIGGLNIFTTRLPGAAAGIFTVFVIYLAGKRLFDRQVGLMAAFLLALNPWQIQQGRWGHEATLCALLGITPLAMLLWARMPIYNDKNNSSRPFLAVFAGIAAGICCYGYQAVRIFIPVFLSLMVLLTLPGWWRFIKTRKGIVSIAAFVFGFLITFGPLAWQHIFHPEGISQRSMALEKVGFSLSDESIWITIKNVLNRYIHHFGPDFLFIHGDHYIIQSPPGFGQFHGYMLPLMILGLVYILRYFKSSPSVRTLLAFIIAYPVGDIIYSTAGIHSLRSAPGMCSLILLGAVGAVFSGRWLWKQNRQSAVTTVSIFAVAAVILNAVFFNNFYVKYNRDPDIYHAYHTDLVEACQWLKPRLKDYDGVFFTTSSLNMPYAISLVTLGYDPKQWFEDKRDFYSDGEWEHYTHYGKMYFMYNDSFMPALMSLRQRTPPGRALFIVRPGEFNLANPIHRIVGPYGLDVLWICEPAN